The following coding sequences lie in one Moritella viscosa genomic window:
- a CDS encoding NifS-related protein, putative aminotransferase, whose translation MNLCIESIRQAFPALQQQVNGESVYFFDGPGGSQVPQSVLDAMTAYLGKYNSNLGGRFFSSEKTVDVMRDARLSGQALLNTESPDNIVFGANMTSLTFQLSRAISRDWQTGDEVIVTSLDHYSNVSTWQQAADDKGAVVHQARINEADCTLDSEHLISLISNKTKLVALTFASNTTGSLVDVKPIIEAAHAVGAKVYIDAVHYTPHKLVDVQALGCDFLACSAYKFFGPHVGIAYVAPQWLHTLSPYKVEPATDQGPGRFETGTQSFEALAGFSAAVEYLAHAGDEALPLRERLVQSFELYQIHEQKLSQHFLAKLAQYSNVTLYGINDIDRLAERTPTFSIRIDHASPEDVSGLLGQHNMCVWNGHFYAIGLCKQLDILDKGGVIRIGFMHYNTTNEIDALFDVLATVLIK comes from the coding sequence ATGAACTTATGTATTGAGTCAATCCGCCAAGCTTTCCCAGCTTTACAACAGCAAGTAAATGGCGAGTCAGTGTACTTTTTTGATGGTCCTGGTGGCTCACAAGTTCCACAATCAGTGCTTGATGCAATGACTGCTTATTTAGGTAAATATAACTCGAACCTTGGCGGTCGTTTTTTTTCAAGTGAAAAAACCGTTGATGTGATGCGTGACGCACGCCTAAGCGGCCAAGCATTACTTAATACTGAATCACCAGATAATATCGTGTTTGGTGCGAACATGACGTCACTTACGTTCCAATTAAGCCGTGCGATTAGCCGTGATTGGCAAACGGGTGATGAAGTCATCGTTACTTCTCTCGATCATTATTCAAATGTATCAACGTGGCAGCAAGCTGCGGATGACAAAGGTGCAGTAGTGCATCAAGCTCGTATTAATGAAGCCGATTGCACGTTAGACAGCGAACATTTAATCTCGTTAATTTCCAACAAAACTAAATTAGTGGCTTTAACGTTTGCATCAAACACCACAGGCTCATTGGTCGACGTGAAGCCAATTATTGAAGCGGCTCATGCAGTGGGTGCTAAAGTGTATATCGATGCGGTACATTACACGCCACACAAACTTGTTGATGTACAAGCATTAGGTTGTGATTTCCTCGCCTGTTCAGCCTATAAGTTCTTTGGTCCTCACGTAGGTATCGCTTACGTGGCCCCTCAGTGGTTGCACACCTTATCACCATACAAAGTAGAACCCGCTACAGACCAAGGGCCAGGTCGATTTGAAACTGGAACACAAAGTTTTGAAGCGCTAGCTGGATTTAGCGCTGCCGTTGAATATCTTGCGCATGCAGGTGATGAAGCACTACCGTTACGTGAAAGGCTTGTACAAAGTTTTGAGCTATACCAAATCCATGAACAAAAATTAAGCCAACACTTCCTTGCTAAGCTAGCACAATACAGCAACGTGACCCTGTATGGAATTAATGATATAGACCGATTAGCAGAGCGTACCCCAACCTTCTCTATCCGTATTGATCATGCATCACCAGAAGATGTATCTGGCCTGCTTGGTCAACATAATATGTGTGTTTGGAATGGTCATTTCTATGCGATTGGCTTATGTAAACAGCTAGACATCTTAGATAAAGGTGGAGTGATCCGCATTGGCTTTATGCATTACAATACCACCAACGAAATTGATGCTTTATTTGATGTATTAGCAACAGTATTGATTAAATAA
- a CDS encoding inner membrane protein, which translates to MELSENLTFTLTMAGIAVVALLTIGLIVAKLYVRSTKEVAFVRTGMGGEKIAKDGGMLVLPVLHETIPVSMNTLRIEVEKIQKDALITKDRMRVDVKADFYLRVAPTKEGISMAAQTLGLRTMRVEELKKLMESKFVDVLRAVAAEMTMTEMHEKRSDFVQKVQQSVMNDLEKNGLELESVSLTGFDQTDLQYFNKNNAFDAEGRALLAQIIERKRKETNDIEQENRILIEQRNVLAEKQSLEIEQEKQNAQLNQEQVLEMRKAEQQATIVKQREQRAQEEREAEISKQRAIEAAEIEKAKFIETAEIEKIKVLEQSRIQQQRDIEVAMQEKQIAVAVKSEEESAARAKAAEAEKNKVEKEEAVITAREVAQANRDKQIEVIAATKEAEREAVGITVQAHAGKQAAEDNAESILIEAKASADALKLNAEANEKVYAVEAAGKRSRYEADNLLSTEQIDLQKSLAILQVLPELIANAVKPLENIEGIKILQGYGGNNGHSITGVGSNDERSSAPQSLSEQVTMAALNYRANAPLVDNMLKEIGLVDKENGSLEDLLTGNHNLIKQSVIKAPTNDPVNKSDSDIG; encoded by the coding sequence ATGGAATTATCAGAAAATCTCACGTTCACATTAACCATGGCGGGCATTGCCGTTGTTGCATTACTGACAATCGGTCTTATTGTTGCCAAGTTGTATGTGCGCTCAACCAAAGAAGTGGCTTTTGTGAGAACGGGAATGGGTGGCGAAAAGATTGCTAAAGATGGCGGAATGTTGGTGTTACCGGTATTGCATGAAACCATTCCTGTCAGTATGAATACCTTACGCATTGAAGTAGAAAAAATTCAAAAAGATGCATTGATCACCAAAGATCGTATGCGTGTTGATGTAAAAGCCGACTTCTATTTACGTGTTGCACCGACTAAAGAAGGTATTTCAATGGCGGCGCAGACACTTGGTCTTAGAACCATGCGCGTGGAAGAATTGAAAAAGTTAATGGAATCTAAATTTGTCGATGTTTTACGTGCTGTTGCGGCTGAAATGACGATGACAGAAATGCATGAAAAGCGTTCTGACTTTGTGCAAAAAGTGCAGCAGAGTGTGATGAATGATTTAGAAAAAAATGGACTGGAACTTGAGTCGGTATCGTTAACAGGGTTTGATCAAACAGACCTACAATACTTCAACAAAAATAATGCCTTCGATGCTGAAGGTCGTGCGTTACTTGCTCAGATTATTGAGCGTAAACGTAAAGAAACCAATGACATTGAGCAAGAGAATAGAATTCTTATTGAGCAACGTAATGTACTTGCAGAGAAACAATCATTAGAAATTGAACAAGAAAAACAGAATGCACAATTAAACCAAGAGCAAGTTCTTGAAATGCGAAAAGCAGAGCAACAGGCGACGATTGTTAAGCAGCGAGAGCAAAGAGCACAGGAAGAACGTGAAGCTGAAATCTCAAAGCAAAGAGCAATTGAAGCTGCTGAGATTGAAAAAGCTAAATTCATTGAAACAGCGGAAATTGAAAAAATAAAAGTATTAGAGCAGTCTAGAATTCAACAGCAGCGTGACATTGAGGTTGCGATGCAAGAAAAGCAAATTGCAGTTGCGGTTAAGTCTGAAGAAGAATCTGCAGCGCGTGCTAAAGCGGCGGAAGCAGAGAAGAACAAAGTAGAAAAAGAAGAAGCTGTTATTACTGCACGTGAAGTTGCGCAAGCAAACCGTGACAAGCAAATTGAAGTTATCGCGGCAACGAAAGAAGCCGAGCGTGAAGCTGTTGGTATTACCGTTCAAGCACATGCGGGAAAACAAGCTGCAGAAGATAATGCTGAATCAATTTTAATTGAAGCAAAAGCATCAGCGGATGCGTTAAAACTGAACGCTGAAGCAAACGAGAAAGTGTATGCAGTTGAAGCTGCCGGTAAACGTTCGCGTTATGAGGCGGATAATCTTTTGAGTACTGAGCAGATAGACCTACAAAAATCATTGGCTATTTTACAAGTACTACCAGAGTTAATTGCCAATGCGGTTAAGCCATTAGAGAATATTGAAGGCATCAAGATCTTGCAAGGGTATGGTGGCAATAACGGTCACAGCATTACTGGTGTTGGGTCGAATGATGAGCGCTCATCTGCGCCACAAAGCCTATCTGAGCAAGTCACTATGGCGGCATTAAATTATCGTGCTAATGCACCGCTGGTGGATAATATGCTTAAAGAGATTGGACTCGTTGATAAAGAAAATGGTTCGCTGGAAGATTTACTGACGGGTAATCATAATCTAATCAAACAGTCGGTGATTAAAGCACCAACTAATGATCCGGTAAACAAGTCGGACAGTGATATCGGCTAA
- a CDS encoding inner membrane protein, producing the protein MACDFYGVNMLAFFLSDINLAYTIAISIVFIFTVIEILGLLIGLSLLDMFDNISPFNLDGSASVQVGGFTTALDWLCLSKLPLFIWLILSFTLFAISGFILNFTAISTLQWHPSLLLTGPISVFITFVFLHFIGAKLVKVLPHRDASVTSTAEFNGKLARITIGTATKGNPAEAVLIDDVNQKHYLMVEPAYEHEMFTQGSEVVVVEKLTTSWLAIPFN; encoded by the coding sequence TTGGCTTGTGATTTTTATGGAGTTAATATGCTGGCATTCTTTTTATCTGATATCAATTTAGCTTATACCATTGCGATTAGTATCGTATTTATATTTACCGTAATTGAAATATTAGGGTTACTCATTGGACTAAGCCTATTGGACATGTTCGATAATATCTCGCCTTTTAATCTTGATGGCTCGGCTTCTGTGCAAGTGGGTGGTTTTACCACGGCGTTAGACTGGTTATGCCTGAGTAAATTACCCTTATTCATTTGGTTAATTTTGTCATTTACCTTATTTGCTATTTCAGGCTTTATACTCAACTTTACCGCTATATCGACGCTGCAGTGGCACCCTTCATTGTTATTGACTGGACCAATTAGTGTATTTATCACCTTCGTTTTTCTACATTTCATCGGGGCTAAGTTGGTCAAAGTATTACCACATCGTGACGCATCTGTAACATCAACTGCAGAGTTCAATGGCAAATTAGCCCGTATTACGATAGGGACTGCAACGAAAGGCAACCCCGCAGAAGCGGTACTTATTGATGACGTTAATCAAAAGCATTACTTGATGGTCGAGCCTGCTTACGAACATGAAATGTTTACGCAGGGTTCAGAAGTTGTTGTGGTTGAAAAGCTGACAACGAGCTGGCTTGCGATCCCATTTAACTGA